The proteins below come from a single Thalassotalea ponticola genomic window:
- the pcnB gene encoding polynucleotide adenylyltransferase PcnB, with protein sequence MTNKAKTQQSNTLESPLVFARDEHNVSRNELSENALKVLYRLNKGGYDAYLVGGGVRDILLGEHPKDFDIVTNATPEQIKKLFRNCRLIGRRFRLAHIVFGRDIIEVATFRGHHDEQSSDNQKQSKQSAHGMLLRDNIYGTIDEDAERRDFTINALYYNIADFKVYDFANGVADIKNRVIRLIGDAETRYREDPVRMLRAIRFATKLDMQIEPSTREPIKRLAPLMAHIPPARMFEEYMKLFLGGKAEQNFDMLAEYQLLEYFFPHIASDMKADDNSASVQFVRKVLRNTDLRINQGKRVTPAFLLAAMLWHRIESQLNTLTEQQQMPFQDAFFTAMNEVMAEQQRCIAIPKRFQLPMKDIWFLQHKLPHREAKKAFKTLEHPRFRAGYDFLLIRSEVEQGDLVELANWWTHFQHASADTKQQMLKSFKPTRSRRRRSPRKRKKVAE encoded by the coding sequence ATGACAAACAAAGCGAAAACACAGCAAAGCAACACACTAGAATCCCCCTTGGTGTTCGCCCGAGATGAGCACAATGTGTCGCGTAATGAGCTCAGCGAGAACGCGTTAAAAGTGCTATATCGACTCAACAAAGGCGGCTATGATGCCTATCTTGTTGGTGGTGGCGTGCGCGATATTTTATTGGGTGAACACCCAAAAGACTTTGATATCGTCACCAACGCAACGCCAGAGCAAATTAAAAAGCTATTTCGCAATTGTCGCCTTATTGGACGCCGTTTTCGCCTTGCCCATATCGTCTTTGGTCGCGATATCATTGAAGTCGCAACATTTAGAGGCCATCACGACGAACAAAGCAGCGACAACCAAAAACAGTCTAAGCAATCAGCGCATGGCATGTTGTTACGGGACAATATCTACGGCACCATAGACGAAGATGCTGAGCGTCGAGATTTCACCATTAATGCCTTGTATTACAACATCGCCGACTTTAAAGTTTACGACTTTGCCAACGGTGTAGCCGATATTAAAAATCGGGTGATCCGATTGATTGGCGATGCCGAGACTCGCTATCGCGAAGATCCCGTGCGCATGCTAAGAGCGATTAGATTTGCCACCAAATTGGATATGCAAATTGAGCCGTCAACGCGCGAACCGATTAAGCGATTAGCGCCGCTAATGGCCCATATTCCACCCGCGCGAATGTTTGAAGAGTACATGAAACTATTTTTGGGTGGCAAGGCTGAACAAAACTTCGACATGCTTGCCGAATACCAATTACTTGAGTATTTTTTCCCGCATATCGCCAGTGATATGAAAGCCGATGACAACAGCGCCTCGGTGCAATTTGTTCGCAAGGTGTTGCGCAACACAGATCTGCGTATTAACCAAGGAAAACGCGTTACCCCAGCATTCTTACTTGCCGCGATGTTGTGGCACCGCATTGAAAGCCAACTTAATACGCTGACTGAACAACAGCAGATGCCGTTTCAAGACGCCTTTTTTACCGCTATGAACGAAGTGATGGCTGAGCAGCAACGCTGTATTGCTATTCCTAAACGTTTTCAATTACCGATGAAAGACATTTGGTTCTTACAGCACAAACTACCGCATAGAGAAGCGAAAAAAGCGTTTAAAACATTAGAGCACCCTCGTTTTCGCGCCGGTTATGACTTCTTGTTAATTCGCTCTGAGGTTGAACAGGGTGACCTTGTTGAGCTGGCTAACTGGTGGACCCACTTTCAACACGCCTCAGCCGATACCAAACAGCAGATGTTAAAGAGCTTTAAACCCACTCGCTCGCGTCGACGTCGCAGCCCACGCAAGCGCAAAAAGGTCGCCGAATAA
- the gluQRS gene encoding tRNA glutamyl-Q(34) synthetase GluQRS gives MFKHDFFGNKSERSHVQYRGRFAPSPSGHLHFGSLIAALGSYLQAKHQRGKWLVRIEDIDKPREQLGADKSILSTLEAYGLYWDEQVLYQSQQSDLYDAVIAELLNQRMSYYCQCTRAQIKAIGGIYQGHCKHLNLSPDGSALRLINHHPIGQFSDKVQGEVLVNAALSGEDFIIHRRDGLYAYQLAVVIDDIYQGITEVVRGCDLLEPTARQITLYKTLAQPQPDYAHLPLAVTEQGYKLSKQNAAPAIDKTHPQPALISALTFLGQQPDPALVDASVEQIIGWAIDHWQLDKVPQRREISL, from the coding sequence TTGTTTAAGCACGACTTTTTCGGTAATAAATCAGAGCGATCGCATGTTCAATATCGCGGTCGCTTCGCTCCCTCCCCCTCTGGTCACCTTCATTTTGGTTCGTTGATTGCCGCTCTTGGCAGTTATTTACAAGCGAAACACCAACGCGGCAAGTGGTTAGTCCGCATTGAAGATATTGATAAACCGCGAGAACAACTCGGTGCCGATAAGTCGATTCTCAGCACATTAGAAGCTTATGGCTTGTATTGGGATGAACAAGTTTTATATCAAAGTCAGCAAAGCGACCTTTACGATGCAGTTATTGCTGAATTATTAAATCAACGGATGAGCTATTACTGCCAGTGCACTCGAGCGCAGATAAAAGCCATTGGTGGCATTTATCAAGGTCATTGCAAACACCTCAATCTCAGCCCCGATGGCAGTGCACTGCGATTGATCAACCACCACCCAATTGGTCAGTTTAGCGACAAAGTACAAGGCGAGGTATTGGTGAATGCGGCGCTTAGTGGCGAAGATTTTATTATTCATCGTCGCGATGGGTTGTACGCTTATCAATTAGCGGTTGTTATTGATGATATTTATCAAGGCATAACCGAGGTGGTGCGAGGCTGTGATTTACTCGAACCAACCGCACGACAAATCACCTTGTACAAAACGCTGGCTCAGCCCCAACCCGATTATGCCCATTTACCGCTGGCGGTCACCGAACAAGGCTATAAGCTAAGCAAGCAAAATGCCGCTCCAGCTATTGACAAAACACATCCACAACCGGCGTTAATCAGCGCATTGACTTTTTTGGGGCAGCAGCCCGACCCGGCATTAGTCGACGCCAGTGTTGAACAAATTATTGGCTGGGCAATTGACCACTGGCAGTTGGACAAAGTACCACAGCGCCGAGAAATATCACTATAA
- the dksA gene encoding RNA polymerase-binding protein DksA: protein MPTNNTQAIGILALAGVEPYVEKAGEEYMNPAQEEHFKKILEAWRAQLRAEVDRTVTHMKDEAANFPDPVDRAAQEEEFSLELRTRDRERKLIKKIEKTLQLIEEGDFGFCDSCGIEIGIKRLEARPTADLCIECKTLAEIKERQLAG from the coding sequence ATGCCAACAAACAACACACAAGCCATCGGCATTCTGGCATTAGCTGGCGTTGAGCCGTACGTTGAAAAAGCTGGTGAAGAATACATGAACCCAGCTCAAGAAGAGCACTTTAAGAAAATTCTCGAAGCGTGGCGTGCGCAACTACGTGCAGAAGTAGATCGTACCGTAACTCACATGAAAGATGAAGCGGCCAACTTCCCAGATCCTGTTGACCGTGCAGCTCAAGAAGAAGAGTTTAGCTTAGAACTTCGCACTCGCGATCGCGAACGCAAACTAATCAAGAAAATCGAGAAAACACTGCAGCTAATCGAAGAAGGTGATTTCGGTTTTTGTGACTCATGCGGCATCGAAATTGGCATCAAGCGTTTAGAAGCGCGCCCAACAGCTGATTTGTGTATTGAATGCAAAACCTTAGCTGAAATTAAAGAGCGTCAACTAGCAGGGTAA
- the sfsA gene encoding DNA/RNA nuclease SfsA: MKFSPPLKQSTLIKRYKRFLADVILEDGSQTTLHVANTGAMTGCAHPGDTVWYSTSDNPKRKYPYSWELTETADNHFICVNTIRANQLVEEAITNQVIEELVGYSRINREVKYGSENSKIDFLLSDGSAPNAYIEVKSVTLLDNSQGFFPDAVTARGQKHLRELIEVKQSGHRAVLFFAVLHSGINSVKPARHIDHQYGLLIDQAMRAGVEILAYKASFTGEQMVITDKLAFLAD; the protein is encoded by the coding sequence ATGAAATTCTCCCCGCCATTAAAACAGTCCACGCTAATCAAACGCTATAAACGCTTCTTAGCGGATGTCATATTAGAAGATGGCTCGCAAACCACCTTACACGTAGCAAATACCGGTGCGATGACAGGGTGTGCACATCCCGGTGACACCGTCTGGTACAGTACGTCGGATAATCCCAAACGCAAATACCCATACAGCTGGGAATTAACCGAAACCGCGGATAACCATTTCATATGTGTCAATACCATCCGCGCCAATCAACTAGTGGAAGAAGCGATCACTAACCAGGTGATTGAAGAATTAGTCGGTTATTCGCGTATAAATCGCGAAGTTAAGTACGGCAGTGAAAACAGCAAGATTGATTTCTTGTTAAGCGACGGTAGCGCGCCTAATGCGTATATTGAAGTAAAAAGTGTCACCTTACTCGATAACTCTCAGGGCTTTTTTCCTGATGCGGTTACCGCTCGTGGGCAAAAACACCTGCGCGAGCTGATTGAAGTGAAACAATCTGGACACCGCGCGGTATTATTTTTCGCCGTACTTCACTCTGGTATTAACAGCGTAAAGCCGGCTCGGCACATCGATCATCAATACGGTTTATTAATTGATCAAGCGATGCGCGCCGGTGTTGAAATACTCGCTTACAAAGCTAGTTTTACCGGTGAGCAAATGGTCATAACCGATAAACTGGCGTTTTTAGCTGACTAG
- the pepB gene encoding aminopeptidase PepB, protein MTQTAIVKLSTVKPSNWQANNPFSVHQDDIHIHITGGAADNLRSIQEAARKIESLGVASAKLVGDLWCEQSQWAFAQGFTKVGKLEAVEFTGSDAQVKYLTDKLSCYAWGRNLINQTPSDIVPESLCDSAASFLKTVAGDAISIEMIVGEQLAEQGWTGIYNVGKGSVNPPSMMIVDYNPSQNADQPVFATLVGKGITFDSGGYSIKPSAGMFSMKSDMGGAATVTAALALAIKSGLKKRVKLILCCAENMISSHAYKLGDVLSYKNGITVEIANTDAEGRLVLADGLIKASEFNSEMIIDAATLTGAAVMATGGEYNAIFALDQQLAQKTLVSAEQQADPAWQLPLAKFHQAKCPSAFADTANSTTQKGGGAGGASNAAGFLSRFVTNDAKGWVHIDLAACYNEQASSLWAAGATGSGIATISALLQN, encoded by the coding sequence ATGACGCAAACAGCCATTGTTAAACTTTCCACTGTTAAACCGAGTAACTGGCAGGCCAATAACCCATTCAGTGTTCATCAAGACGATATCCATATTCATATCACCGGTGGCGCTGCGGATAATTTGCGTAGCATTCAAGAAGCGGCGCGCAAGATAGAAAGTTTAGGTGTCGCTTCGGCAAAACTCGTCGGCGATCTTTGGTGCGAGCAGAGTCAATGGGCATTTGCTCAGGGCTTTACCAAAGTGGGTAAGTTAGAAGCGGTTGAGTTTACCGGAAGTGACGCCCAGGTTAAGTATTTAACAGACAAACTCAGCTGTTACGCATGGGGACGCAACCTGATTAACCAAACGCCGTCAGATATCGTACCAGAGTCGTTATGTGACAGCGCAGCGAGCTTTCTAAAAACCGTTGCAGGCGATGCGATTAGCATCGAAATGATTGTTGGTGAACAGTTAGCCGAGCAAGGCTGGACTGGGATTTACAACGTCGGTAAAGGCAGTGTCAACCCACCGAGTATGATGATTGTCGATTACAATCCAAGCCAAAACGCTGACCAGCCGGTGTTTGCAACACTGGTTGGTAAAGGTATCACCTTTGATTCAGGGGGCTATTCGATTAAACCAAGTGCAGGCATGTTCTCGATGAAGTCGGATATGGGGGGGGCTGCGACAGTAACCGCCGCATTGGCACTGGCGATTAAGTCGGGTTTGAAAAAGCGGGTCAAGTTAATCTTGTGCTGTGCCGAAAATATGATCAGCAGTCATGCCTATAAGTTGGGTGATGTACTCAGCTATAAAAACGGTATCACCGTGGAAATTGCCAATACTGATGCAGAAGGGCGATTAGTACTCGCGGATGGCTTGATTAAAGCCAGTGAGTTTAACTCTGAGATGATTATTGATGCTGCCACGTTAACAGGGGCCGCAGTCATGGCCACAGGTGGAGAATACAACGCCATTTTCGCGCTTGATCAACAATTAGCGCAAAAAACGCTGGTCAGTGCAGAGCAGCAAGCCGATCCGGCATGGCAGTTGCCATTGGCTAAATTTCACCAAGCCAAATGTCCATCGGCGTTTGCCGATACGGCAAATAGCACGACACAAAAAGGCGGTGGTGCAGGCGGAGCGAGCAATGCCGCTGGCTTCTTATCTCGCTTTGTGACTAATGACGCCAAAGGATGGGTGCATATTGACTTGGCAGCGTGTTACAACGAGCAGGCGTCAAGCTTGTGGGCTGCCGGCGCAACGGGTTCAGGCATCGCAACGATCAGCGCGTTATTGCAAAACTAG
- the thpR gene encoding RNA 2',3'-cyclic phosphodiesterase yields MRLFFGLEPDQQSKQQIDLWRQQFVTNINHVVARDNFHITLVFLGHTPADKLQALSSMADRISSLPVDICLNQIDCWPKPKVLFLRAQQQSDRLNSLAAKLQQGCRQLGLAIDKREYIAHLTLARKTQAIPALSQDAYNALNFNLQFQHFCLFESVSKPDGVRYHVRLRWPLKVNQAT; encoded by the coding sequence ATGCGATTATTCTTTGGTCTTGAACCAGACCAGCAAAGCAAACAACAAATCGACTTATGGCGGCAACAATTTGTCACCAATATCAATCACGTCGTCGCCCGCGATAACTTCCATATCACCCTGGTATTTTTAGGCCACACCCCAGCCGATAAGCTGCAAGCATTGTCATCAATGGCCGATAGGATATCGTCTTTACCGGTGGATATCTGCTTAAATCAAATAGACTGTTGGCCCAAGCCCAAGGTATTATTTTTACGCGCTCAACAACAAAGCGATAGATTAAACTCACTGGCTGCAAAGTTACAACAGGGCTGTCGCCAACTTGGCTTGGCGATTGACAAGCGCGAATACATTGCCCATTTAACCTTGGCCCGTAAAACCCAAGCTATTCCGGCGCTATCACAAGATGCCTACAACGCACTCAACTTTAACCTCCAGTTTCAACATTTTTGTTTATTTGAGTCAGTTTCAAAGCCTGACGGTGTGCGTTATCATGTGCGACTTCGTTGGCCGTTGAAGGTTAACCAAGCAACTTGA
- the hrpB gene encoding ATP-dependent helicase HrpB yields MDSASLDHYPVAQIKHNPLQAINHSHTLVLSAPPGAGKSTVLPLWLLALPKFSNKKIIMLQPRRIATRTVAQRLAQLLGEPVGQTVGYQMRNDSKYGKQTRLLVVTEGVLTRMMLDDNELADVGLIIFDEFHERSLHADFGLALARDIQLGLRDDLCLLLMSATIDNQYLEAALPDAVYLHSEGKSYPVTIDYQPLTGQQRLAEHVARVIIAQTQQQLGSILVFLPGSGEIRQVQGLLQQRLSSSFAVHALYGDLSIEEQRHAIAPAPEGSYKVVLATNIAETSITIEGVTVVIDSGLEKVASYHPSTLTNRLTLQQISKASAIQRCGRAGRVAPGHCIRLYSKDNYERRMEHGASQISQSDLLPLTLDVASWQVTEFSQLPFIELPNASIEQHCWQLLSDLQLVNDARRLTKHGQRAAQLPTHPRFAHMILSSLTIDGDRRAVVSLACLLSALLEQPRLPSEYASNSDISLCLRSILTAGNHRALKQAVLQQARRLYNAATKAVTSVNLAHGFCDHVDKLPESRCGVLLAFAYPERIAKLRDTGNRYFSASGKGLELDSLDPLSGEAYLSAAKVYQSKRELRIELAAPISKGELEQYFSHLCQRQDVTYFATDTQRIMSERQQRLGHIILSRQALKASKSTLDYSSVWVDYVRAQGLTVLALDQRSENLLSRLRWLNNFVDNAGFGDFSERHLLATLEHWFAPYVRDVDNLKKLQTLNYYDMLLNILDYQQQQQLNVWAPEYYQSPLGRKFRYQYGEFLEPKVALPMQQVYGLQYSPTVANGRINALLELLSPAGRVIQITKDLATFWQGSYADVQKDMKANYPKHYWPDDPASASPTNKTKKYINNG; encoded by the coding sequence ATGGATAGCGCATCACTTGACCACTACCCCGTTGCTCAAATAAAGCATAACCCATTACAGGCGATCAATCACAGCCATACTTTAGTACTGTCCGCACCACCCGGAGCGGGTAAGTCGACGGTTTTACCACTTTGGCTATTAGCACTGCCAAAGTTTTCCAATAAAAAAATCATTATGCTTCAACCTCGACGCATCGCAACGCGAACGGTGGCACAACGGCTGGCGCAACTTTTGGGAGAGCCGGTCGGGCAAACGGTTGGTTATCAAATGCGCAATGATAGCAAGTATGGTAAGCAAACCCGTTTACTGGTTGTGACCGAAGGTGTTCTCACTCGCATGATGCTCGATGATAATGAACTGGCAGATGTCGGTTTGATTATTTTTGATGAATTTCACGAGCGTTCATTGCACGCCGACTTCGGCTTGGCGTTAGCCCGTGATATTCAGTTGGGGTTGCGTGACGATTTGTGTCTGTTATTAATGTCGGCAACGATTGATAACCAGTATCTAGAGGCGGCATTACCCGATGCGGTTTACTTACACAGCGAGGGCAAAAGCTATCCAGTTACTATTGATTATCAGCCGCTAACTGGGCAGCAGCGATTAGCCGAACACGTTGCTAGGGTGATTATTGCGCAAACACAACAACAGCTCGGTTCGATATTGGTCTTTTTGCCTGGCAGTGGCGAAATACGTCAGGTACAAGGCTTATTGCAACAACGGCTTAGTTCGTCGTTTGCGGTACATGCATTGTACGGCGATTTGTCCATCGAAGAGCAACGCCACGCAATAGCACCCGCACCTGAAGGCAGCTATAAGGTCGTATTAGCGACCAATATTGCCGAAACATCGATAACTATTGAGGGTGTTACAGTGGTCATTGATAGCGGTTTAGAAAAGGTCGCGAGTTATCACCCTAGCACCCTAACTAACCGTTTAACCTTACAGCAAATTAGCAAAGCTTCGGCTATACAGCGCTGTGGTCGAGCAGGGCGAGTGGCGCCTGGACATTGTATTCGGCTTTATAGCAAAGACAACTATGAACGGCGGATGGAACACGGCGCTAGTCAAATCAGTCAAAGTGATTTATTGCCTCTCACCCTAGATGTGGCGAGCTGGCAGGTGACAGAATTTAGTCAGTTGCCGTTTATCGAATTGCCCAACGCCAGCATTGAGCAACACTGTTGGCAATTACTCAGCGATTTACAATTGGTGAATGACGCTAGGCGTTTAACCAAACACGGTCAGCGGGCGGCACAATTGCCAACGCATCCGCGATTTGCCCACATGATTTTGTCGTCGCTTACTATCGACGGTGACCGTCGCGCTGTGGTGTCGCTGGCTTGTTTGTTAAGTGCGTTATTAGAGCAGCCGCGTTTGCCCAGTGAATATGCCAGTAACAGTGATATTAGCTTGTGTCTGCGCTCGATATTAACTGCGGGTAACCACCGCGCCTTAAAGCAAGCTGTATTACAACAAGCGCGTCGTCTATACAACGCTGCGACCAAAGCGGTAACCTCAGTTAACTTAGCCCATGGCTTTTGCGATCACGTCGATAAATTACCCGAGTCGCGCTGTGGTGTTTTATTGGCGTTTGCCTATCCAGAGCGCATTGCCAAGTTGCGGGATACAGGCAACCGCTATTTCAGTGCCAGTGGCAAAGGCTTAGAGCTTGACTCACTCGACCCGCTTAGCGGCGAGGCTTATCTGTCAGCGGCGAAAGTGTATCAATCAAAGCGCGAATTGCGCATTGAACTCGCCGCTCCCATCAGCAAGGGAGAGCTCGAACAATATTTTTCGCATTTATGTCAACGCCAAGATGTCACTTACTTTGCAACCGATACGCAACGCATTATGTCTGAACGACAACAGCGCTTGGGTCATATCATACTGTCGCGGCAGGCGTTGAAAGCGTCTAAGTCAACGCTTGATTACAGCTCTGTGTGGGTCGATTATGTGCGCGCGCAAGGCTTGACGGTGTTAGCGCTTGATCAGCGTAGCGAAAATTTGCTCAGTCGCTTGCGGTGGTTAAATAACTTTGTGGACAACGCGGGGTTCGGTGACTTTAGTGAGCGTCATTTACTGGCCACACTTGAACATTGGTTTGCTCCGTATGTTAGAGATGTCGATAACCTTAAAAAATTACAGACTTTGAACTATTATGATATGTTGTTGAATATATTAGATTATCAACAACAGCAACAACTAAATGTTTGGGCGCCTGAATATTATCAAAGTCCATTAGGGCGAAAGTTTCGCTATCAGTACGGCGAGTTTTTAGAGCCGAAGGTTGCCTTGCCTATGCAGCAGGTGTATGGTTTACAATATTCGCCAACGGTTGCAAACGGTCGTATAAACGCGTTACTTGAGTTACTATCACCTGCGGGTAGGGTGATACAAATAACCAAAGATCTTGCGACGTTTTGGCAAGGGAGTTATGCCGACGTACAAAAAGATATGAAGGCAAATTACCCCAAGCATTATTGGCCAGATGATCCTGCATCTGCAAGCCCAACCAATAAAACCAAGAAATATATAAACAATGGCTAA
- the mrcB gene encoding penicillin-binding protein 1B, which yields MANKKSQSRTQSANSVSGQSKGHEVSRYLLVTAVKLSLIFITTFLLYAIYLDGKVRQSFEGQRWQVPAQVYGRVLTLDYDSQINLDDVTEELRYIGYQPVEMVRQPGQYSQGVGGLTVYRRPFDFGFGMEPATRIRIDVRDDTVFRLFVDDQQVHQVKLEPVLIDRITSSDGEDRVVLRLDQTPQALIDALLLVEDRNFYEHYGISPTGILRAFWKNLLAGEAVQGGSTLTQQLAKNMYLSRDKTIWRKVNEAMIAVILEQRYSKDQLLEAYINEVYLGQHFANGIHGFGLAAEFYFGKRIENLDASQLALLVGMVKGPSYYDPWRRPQRALERRDLVLSMMFQKHFFDSDTYQHLLMSPLAVRAERRMDKQKFPGYMQLVRRELKNMGAASAMQSGIRVFTGFNLSKQLNAERAVVEQLAKLSKQHDTDLQGAMVVSDVRSGMIEAIVAGKEAKFSGFNRALDAKRPIGSLIKPVVYLTALQQAQAYHFATPLDDKPIVLKNEQGDTWQPKNYDGKYRGNVPLLDALVYSLNVPTVNLGQQLGVNNVAHTLWSLGYDGDINQVPSLFLGAINMSPLEVNTWYNTIANHGLYNQTSAVDYVLSGDGEELWRRFTNVDVRISPKVAYLLDFALTKVAQQGTARSLSWRLPEQQVAGKTGTSNDGRDAWFVGYDQNSLVTTWVGRDDNGQTELTGSSGALPIFAQFMQQQGVSERLEFMPVGIEMTTFELATGNAVLGDCANVIDYPAIVDNLAYSSTCLQKREKPPSWLKRLFGLGAD from the coding sequence ATGGCTAATAAAAAATCACAATCTCGTACGCAGTCTGCAAATTCAGTATCCGGGCAAAGCAAAGGTCATGAAGTAAGTCGGTACTTACTTGTTACTGCGGTTAAGCTGTCGCTTATTTTCATTACGACCTTTTTGCTATACGCAATTTATTTGGACGGCAAAGTTAGACAAAGCTTTGAAGGACAGCGTTGGCAGGTACCGGCGCAAGTATACGGCCGCGTATTAACATTAGATTACGATAGCCAAATCAACCTAGATGATGTAACCGAAGAGCTGCGTTACATTGGTTATCAACCGGTTGAGATGGTACGTCAACCCGGACAATACTCACAGGGTGTGGGCGGGCTCACGGTTTATCGACGTCCGTTTGACTTTGGCTTTGGTATGGAGCCCGCAACTCGTATTCGTATTGATGTGCGCGACGATACCGTATTTCGTTTGTTTGTCGATGATCAGCAAGTCCATCAAGTTAAGTTAGAGCCGGTGTTGATAGACCGCATTACCTCTTCCGATGGTGAGGATCGAGTGGTATTGCGACTCGATCAAACGCCGCAAGCGTTAATTGATGCATTACTGTTAGTCGAAGATCGCAATTTTTATGAACACTACGGTATCTCACCCACCGGTATTTTACGGGCGTTTTGGAAGAACCTGTTAGCCGGTGAAGCGGTGCAAGGGGGGAGTACGCTAACCCAACAGCTTGCCAAAAACATGTACTTGAGTCGCGACAAAACCATTTGGCGCAAAGTCAATGAAGCGATGATTGCGGTTATTTTAGAGCAACGCTATTCCAAAGATCAGTTGCTCGAAGCGTATATTAATGAAGTCTATCTCGGACAACACTTCGCCAATGGTATTCACGGTTTTGGTTTAGCCGCTGAGTTTTACTTTGGCAAGCGCATCGAAAACTTAGATGCAAGTCAACTAGCGTTGTTGGTGGGCATGGTAAAAGGGCCGTCGTATTATGACCCATGGCGCCGTCCTCAGCGGGCCTTAGAACGACGTGATCTGGTGTTGTCGATGATGTTTCAAAAACACTTCTTCGACAGCGATACCTATCAGCATTTGCTGATGAGTCCGTTGGCAGTGCGTGCCGAGCGCCGAATGGATAAACAAAAATTTCCGGGTTATATGCAACTGGTTCGCAGAGAGCTGAAAAATATGGGCGCTGCCAGTGCAATGCAATCTGGTATTCGCGTATTTACTGGGTTCAATTTAAGCAAACAACTCAACGCCGAACGAGCTGTCGTTGAGCAATTGGCTAAACTGTCTAAACAACACGATACTGATTTACAAGGGGCAATGGTGGTCAGTGATGTTCGCAGCGGTATGATTGAAGCGATTGTCGCTGGTAAGGAGGCCAAGTTCTCTGGTTTTAACCGCGCACTTGATGCCAAGCGTCCGATTGGATCACTCATTAAACCCGTGGTTTACCTTACCGCATTACAACAAGCTCAAGCCTATCACTTTGCCACACCACTTGACGATAAACCCATTGTCTTAAAAAACGAGCAAGGCGATACGTGGCAACCAAAAAATTACGATGGTAAATATCGCGGTAACGTACCGCTGTTAGACGCCTTGGTTTACTCTCTCAATGTACCGACGGTGAACTTGGGGCAACAGTTAGGGGTCAACAACGTCGCTCACACCTTGTGGTCACTTGGTTATGATGGTGATATCAATCAGGTGCCAAGTTTGTTTTTAGGGGCGATTAACATGTCTCCGCTTGAAGTCAATACCTGGTATAACACTATCGCAAACCACGGTTTGTACAATCAAACCTCTGCGGTTGATTACGTGTTATCAGGTGATGGCGAAGAACTGTGGCGGCGATTTACCAATGTCGACGTGCGCATCTCTCCAAAGGTGGCTTATTTACTTGATTTTGCATTGACTAAGGTTGCCCAGCAAGGTACTGCGCGCTCCCTATCGTGGCGCTTGCCCGAGCAACAGGTGGCGGGAAAAACCGGTACCAGCAACGATGGCCGCGACGCATGGTTTGTTGGTTACGATCAAAACAGCTTAGTCACCACCTGGGTCGGCCGTGATGACAACGGTCAAACTGAGCTCACCGGGAGTTCTGGTGCGTTACCTATCTTTGCCCAGTTTATGCAGCAACAGGGCGTCAGCGAACGGTTAGAATTTATGCCTGTTGGTATTGAAATGACCACCTTTGAACTTGCCACGGGCAATGCGGTATTGGGCGATTGCGCTAACGTGATTGACTACCCGGCGATTGTTGACAATCTCGCCTACAGTTCAACCTGTTTGCAAAAACGGGAAAAGCCACCTAGCTGGTTAAAGCGCTTATTTGGTTTGGGCGCAGATTAA